The proteins below are encoded in one region of Oreochromis niloticus isolate F11D_XX linkage group LG6, O_niloticus_UMD_NMBU, whole genome shotgun sequence:
- the LOC109202660 gene encoding uncharacterized protein LOC109202660, producing the protein MDRLHIIFVLFLGGDWISGSVVDLTVRSGENITLYCDRTTPSEEYIVWYRNCTHENQPPLVLKQTKDSWKPICNRATLVNSLPRFHFVNNQSSGSYDLLIVNISDSDEGLYYCGTEQKQLKDKKDINLEFVQSYGSVATRIKINSSDPHSSTLTDQTSPQDCGMCWKLLFILCPTFAALSSLLVSLLVHYLCQKTEVDQQRPEISGQTRRTQDEDVLYATVQTRQATQRSKKKITYSSDFCTYSTVKTSGV; encoded by the exons ATGGACAGACTTCACAtcatttttgtcctttttttag gAGGTGATTGGATTTCTGGATCAGTGGTGGATCTGACAGTGAGATCTGGAGAAAACATAACTCTGTATTGTGACCGTACCACACCATCTGAGGAATATATTGTGTGGTACAGAAATTGTACCCATGAAAATCAGCCTCCTCTTgtcttaaaacaaacaaaggatTCATGGAAACCCATCTGTAACCGAGCAACTTTAGTGAATTCTCTACCTCGCTTCCACTTTGTAAACAACCAGTCCTCTGGATCGTATGACCTGCTGATTGTGAatatttctgattctgatgaggGCCTCTATTACTGTGGAACTGAGCAGAAACAGCTAAAGGATAAAAAGGATATTAACCTTGAATTTGTTCAGAGTTATGGCAGTGTGGCGACAAGGATTAAAATCA ACTCCAGTGATCCACATTCTTcaactttaactgatcaaacatcTCCACAAGATTGCGGCATGTGTTGGAAACTGCTCTTCATCCTGTGTCCAACTTTTGCAgctctctcctctcttcttGTATCTCTTCTTGTTCATTACCTCTGCCAGAAAACAG AAGTCGATCAACAAAGACCAGAAATCAGTGGGCAAACAAGAAGAACTCAg GATGAAGATGTGCTTTATGCTACAGTGCAAACACGTCAAGCAACACAGAGATCAAAGAAGAAGATAACCTATAGTTCTGACTTCTGCACCTATTCTACTGTCAAGACCTCTGGGGTCTAG